From Leptolyngbya sp. KIOST-1, one genomic window encodes:
- a CDS encoding UPF0182 family protein — MSQWGLPQWGLPRWGWLGLGLGLFTLLFFDAVINLQAERLWFAEVNYLEVFWVRLGSQLGLGLIPIFATLLFTWGNLSLADRAKPLDIPSDRSARVHSLGLSGLLLLGATLSFLVGVQLIYQGQIAAEFWRQTTTLYDTSPPLPLWPKLKLFSVIGQIFITQPWLIVALGISTVAFLIYPRQLGRLAAALMSLGYGLVLANQWPSVLLALNPVPYNQVEPIFNRDIAFYIFTLPVLHLVEFWVVGTLFFTLVSVYLVYLLTPNTLSQGRFFGFSTPQQQHLYTLAGLLFLATSFSHWLGRYEVLYSREGVVYGAGYTHVHVLLPANWMLAILTLGLGLVFLLRGRLRAPGYINPMRKTARARAQGEPLGWWVGFGRTSLLVKGVCGYLVLTLLGLVLAPMVVQRLVVQPNELQRERPYITNSIALTRLAFDLEAIQSEPFDPSGDLTAEDLEENDLTLENIRLWDTRPLLESNRQLQQIRLYYEFKDADFDRYSILNQQRRSERRQVMISARELNYEQVPDIAKTWVNEHLVYTHGFGFTMSPVNTAGPDGLPTYFVRGIENIPSSEEIRQSIPIGDPRLYFGELTDTYIMTNTQVLELDFPSGNENIYTAYLGRAGIPLNNLWRRLLYARHLLDWRMLFTEDFTTDTRLLYRRNIAERVRAIAPFLRFDTDPYLVTVDIGDISSQWGTGPRHGSRAPASVDFDAFRDRDPNFIAENFNSQTGENYLYWIIDAYTVSGRYPYSDPGENDFNYIRNSVKVVVDAFNGSVSFFVAEPEDPIIQTWARLLPNMFEPLEAMPANLLAHIRYPQDIFSVQADSLMTYHMTDPQVFYNREDQWRAPSEIYASETQRVEPYYLIMRLPEEEVEEFVLLRLFTPLQRNNLIAWLAARSDGDRYGLRLLYRFPKQELVFGPEQIEARINQDPEISQRISLWDTQGSRAQQGNLLVIPIEQSLLYVEPLYLVAEQNQLPTLTRVIMVYRNRIAMAPTLQAVLSAIFLEAPEPAPPILRDLGDEAPDDDPVPGLIDLDTPTGAPGNEGELGIPAPE, encoded by the coding sequence TTACCTGGGGCAACCTGAGCCTGGCCGATCGCGCCAAGCCCCTGGATATCCCGAGCGATCGCAGCGCCCGAGTCCACAGCCTGGGGCTGAGCGGTCTGCTGCTGCTGGGCGCGACCCTGAGCTTTTTAGTCGGGGTGCAGCTCATTTACCAGGGCCAGATTGCCGCAGAGTTTTGGCGACAGACCACCACCCTCTACGACACCAGCCCCCCCCTGCCCCTGTGGCCCAAGCTGAAGCTGTTTTCGGTGATTGGCCAAATATTTATCACCCAGCCCTGGCTGATTGTGGCCCTGGGCATCAGCACCGTGGCGTTTTTGATCTACCCCCGGCAGCTGGGGCGGCTGGCGGCGGCCCTGATGAGCCTGGGCTATGGGCTGGTGTTAGCAAACCAGTGGCCCTCGGTGCTGCTGGCCCTCAACCCGGTCCCCTACAACCAGGTTGAACCCATCTTCAACCGCGACATCGCCTTCTATATCTTTACGCTGCCGGTGCTGCACCTGGTTGAGTTTTGGGTGGTCGGCACCCTGTTCTTTACCCTGGTCAGTGTTTACCTGGTTTACCTCCTGACCCCCAACACTCTCAGCCAGGGACGATTCTTCGGCTTTTCGACACCGCAGCAGCAGCACCTCTATACCCTGGCCGGGCTGCTGTTTTTGGCCACCAGCTTTAGCCACTGGCTAGGCCGCTACGAAGTCCTCTACTCCCGCGAGGGGGTAGTGTACGGGGCGGGCTACACCCACGTTCACGTGCTGCTGCCCGCCAACTGGATGCTGGCCATTCTCACCCTGGGGCTGGGCCTGGTGTTTTTGCTGCGGGGACGGCTGCGGGCACCGGGCTACATCAACCCAATGCGAAAAACGGCGCGGGCCAGGGCGCAGGGTGAGCCCCTGGGCTGGTGGGTGGGGTTTGGCCGCACCAGCCTGCTGGTCAAAGGGGTGTGCGGCTACCTGGTGCTGACGCTGCTGGGGCTGGTGCTGGCCCCCATGGTGGTGCAGCGGCTGGTGGTGCAGCCCAACGAGCTGCAGCGGGAGCGCCCCTATATCACCAACTCCATTGCCCTCACCCGTTTGGCCTTTGACCTGGAGGCGATTCAGTCAGAACCCTTTGACCCCAGCGGCGACCTGACCGCTGAAGATTTAGAAGAAAACGACCTCACCCTGGAGAACATTCGCCTGTGGGACACGCGCCCACTGCTGGAGAGCAACCGACAGCTCCAGCAGATTCGGCTGTACTACGAGTTTAAAGATGCCGACTTTGACCGCTACAGCATTTTGAACCAGCAGCGGCGATCGGAGCGTCGCCAGGTGATGATTTCGGCCCGGGAGCTGAACTACGAGCAGGTGCCCGACATTGCCAAAACCTGGGTCAACGAGCACCTGGTCTACACCCACGGCTTTGGCTTCACCATGAGCCCGGTGAATACCGCCGGCCCCGACGGCTTGCCCACCTACTTTGTGCGCGGCATCGAAAATATTCCCAGCAGTGAAGAGATTCGCCAGAGCATTCCCATCGGTGACCCGCGCCTGTACTTTGGCGAGCTGACCGACACCTATATCATGACCAATACCCAGGTGCTGGAGCTGGACTTCCCCAGCGGCAACGAGAATATCTACACCGCTTACCTGGGCCGGGCGGGCATTCCGCTGAACAACCTCTGGCGACGGCTGCTGTATGCCCGCCACCTGCTCGACTGGCGGATGCTTTTCACCGAAGACTTCACCACCGATACGCGACTGCTCTACCGCCGCAACATTGCCGAGCGAGTGCGGGCGATCGCGCCCTTTTTGCGCTTCGACACCGACCCCTACCTGGTCACGGTCGACATTGGCGATATCTCCAGCCAGTGGGGCACCGGCCCCCGCCACGGCAGCCGCGCCCCCGCCAGCGTTGACTTCGATGCGTTTCGCGATCGCGACCCCAACTTCATTGCCGAAAACTTCAATTCCCAGACCGGCGAAAACTACCTGTACTGGATTATCGACGCCTACACCGTCAGCGGTCGCTACCCCTACTCCGACCCCGGCGAAAATGACTTCAACTACATTCGCAACTCGGTCAAGGTGGTGGTCGATGCCTTCAACGGGTCGGTGAGCTTTTTTGTCGCCGAACCCGAAGACCCCATCATCCAAACCTGGGCTCGGCTGTTGCCCAACATGTTTGAGCCGCTGGAGGCAATGCCCGCCAACCTGCTCGCCCACATTCGCTATCCCCAGGACATCTTTTCGGTGCAGGCCGACTCGCTGATGACCTACCACATGACCGACCCCCAGGTGTTCTACAACCGGGAGGACCAGTGGCGCGCCCCCAGCGAAATCTACGCCAGCGAAACCCAGCGGGTCGAACCCTACTACCTGATCATGCGGCTGCCCGAGGAGGAGGTTGAGGAGTTTGTGCTGCTGCGGTTGTTTACTCCGCTCCAGCGCAACAACCTGATTGCCTGGCTGGCGGCCAGGTCCGACGGCGATCGCTACGGGCTGCGGCTGCTCTACCGCTTCCCCAAGCAGGAGCTGGTCTTCGGCCCCGAGCAGATCGAGGCCCGCATCAACCAGGACCCTGAGATCTCCCAGCGCATTTCCCTCTGGGATACCCAGGGGTCGCGGGCGCAGCAGGGCAACCTACTGGTGATTCCCATCGAGCAATCGCTGCTCTACGTCGAACCGCTGTACCTGGTGGCCGAGCAAAACCAGCTGCCCACCCTGACCCGGGTGATCATGGTCTACCGCAACCGCATTGCCATGGCCCCCACCCTGCAGGCCGTCCTGTCGGCCATCTTCCTGGAAGCACCCGAACCAGCGCCCCCCATTCTGCGCGATCTGGGCGACGAAGCCCCCGACGACGACCCGGTGCCGGGTCTGATCGATCTAGATACCCCCACTGGCGCACCGGGAAACGAGGGTGAACTTGGCATCCCTGCTCCGGAGTGA
- a CDS encoding glycosyltransferase family 2 protein — MFISVVTPTYNRQPILEKCLRALEQQVYDPALITDLELVVVDDGSTDGTQDWLRQNAAEFPHVRLYERNHGGAGAARNYGVEVARGDTIAFIDSDVILVPGALQAHAQTLADAYQRLGDDRAFSAGRLVNTCNFEQPTTEPAKVTDFSNAFFDTANVAIARHWLLTAGLFDPDFRLYGWEDLELGVRLKNLGVSMVKVPEALGYHYHAPFALDQIPKMIDQEIQRGRMGALFYQKHPTREVKMMIQMTWLHRILWGVLTAGGRLNEKTMAPLLRWLIDQGKPQVALELARVFLNWYTVQGVYAAYREMQQEG, encoded by the coding sequence GTGTTTATCAGTGTTGTTACCCCCACCTACAACCGTCAGCCAATTCTGGAAAAATGCCTCCGCGCCCTGGAGCAGCAGGTCTACGATCCGGCGCTGATTACCGACCTGGAACTGGTGGTGGTAGACGACGGCTCCACCGACGGCACCCAGGACTGGCTCAGGCAAAACGCCGCCGAGTTTCCCCACGTGCGGCTGTACGAGCGCAACCACGGCGGCGCCGGGGCAGCCCGCAACTACGGGGTGGAGGTGGCTCGGGGCGACACCATCGCCTTCATCGACAGCGACGTGATTTTGGTGCCGGGGGCGCTGCAGGCCCATGCCCAGACCCTGGCTGACGCCTACCAGCGCCTGGGGGACGATCGCGCCTTTAGCGCCGGTCGCCTGGTCAACACCTGCAACTTTGAGCAGCCCACCACCGAACCGGCCAAGGTCACCGACTTCTCAAACGCCTTTTTTGACACGGCCAACGTGGCGATCGCGCGCCACTGGCTGCTCACCGCTGGCCTGTTTGACCCCGACTTTCGCCTCTACGGCTGGGAAGATCTGGAGTTGGGGGTGCGGCTCAAAAATCTGGGGGTCTCTATGGTCAAGGTACCCGAGGCCCTGGGTTACCACTACCACGCCCCCTTCGCCCTCGATCAAATTCCCAAAATGATCGATCAGGAGATTCAGCGGGGCCGCATGGGGGCGCTGTTTTACCAGAAGCACCCCACCCGCGAAGTCAAGATGATGATTCAAATGACTTGGCTACACCGGATTCTGTGGGGCGTGCTGACGGCAGGCGGTAGACTGAACGAGAAAACCATGGCCCCCCTGCTGCGCTGGCTAATTGACCAGGGCAAACCCCAGGTGGCCCTGGAGCTGGCCCGAGTGTTTTTGAACTGGTACACGGTGCAGGGGGTCTACGCGGCCTACCGCGAGATGCAGCAGGAAGGGTAG
- a CDS encoding SGNH/GDSL hydrolase family protein, giving the protein MAFGVLGLVVAELFLRVRYGLGNPPLYVADARTGYRLAPNQTLRRRGNRIAINAYSMRGPEISLQRATDTLRVLMVGDSIVNGGWWTDQSELLSLRLQAALEPLNPANFRQVEVLNASANSWGPRNELGYVLRFGTFEAQVVLLVLNTDDLFAIAPHSYDLGRNPQYPTRRPLLALQEAIARRRSYTPSAELQALHDQRGDRVGVNLEALRQLKQVVEAADGRLAIAMTPLRRELEDGPRDYEQIARQRLTAFAQAEGLPYLDFLPQFQQTGSEPLYFDHIHLSAEGNRWVGQALAEWLALSLPLEDRSTPGQERSPDPLQDLW; this is encoded by the coding sequence TTGGCCTTCGGGGTTTTAGGCCTGGTCGTCGCGGAGCTTTTTCTGCGGGTCAGGTACGGCCTGGGCAACCCGCCCCTCTACGTGGCCGATGCCCGCACCGGCTACCGCCTGGCTCCCAATCAAACCCTACGGCGGCGGGGCAACCGCATCGCCATCAACGCTTACTCCATGCGGGGGCCAGAGATTTCGCTCCAGCGGGCCACCGACACCCTGCGGGTGCTGATGGTGGGCGATTCGATCGTCAACGGCGGCTGGTGGACCGACCAGAGCGAGCTGCTATCGCTCCGGCTGCAGGCGGCCCTGGAACCGCTCAACCCCGCCAATTTTCGGCAGGTGGAGGTGCTCAACGCCTCGGCCAACTCCTGGGGGCCGCGCAACGAGCTGGGCTACGTGCTGCGGTTCGGCACCTTTGAGGCCCAGGTGGTGCTGCTGGTGCTCAATACCGACGACCTGTTTGCGATTGCCCCCCACAGCTACGACCTGGGCCGCAACCCCCAGTACCCTACCCGCCGCCCGCTGCTGGCCCTCCAGGAGGCGATCGCCCGTCGCCGCAGCTATACCCCCAGCGCCGAACTCCAGGCCCTGCACGACCAGCGGGGCGATCGCGTCGGCGTCAACCTGGAGGCTCTGCGCCAGCTAAAGCAGGTAGTCGAAGCGGCGGATGGGCGACTGGCGATCGCCATGACCCCCCTGCGCCGGGAGCTAGAGGATGGACCCCGCGACTACGAGCAGATCGCCCGTCAGCGCCTCACCGCCTTTGCCCAGGCCGAGGGGCTGCCCTACCTCGATTTTTTGCCCCAGTTTCAGCAGACCGGCTCCGAACCGCTGTACTTCGACCACATTCACCTCAGTGCCGAAGGCAACCGCTGGGTGGGGCAGGCCCTGGCGGAGTGGCTGGCCCTAAGCCTACCCCTGGAAGATAGGTCAACCCCCGGCCAGGAGCGATCCCCCGATCCGCTGCAGGATCTCTGGTGA
- a CDS encoding tetratricopeptide repeat protein codes for MRQPMRSLADVPRPLLLLALMLLSGGAVIQPGASQRVAAQTATPDPVQEPVLLAQVATTAEIERLSTEADLAFRRATTLFFVMLGTLLLLLGLGVVMLWLMRRSVIQEVSVVVRNQINDITDLETKIQTATRDLDYILTQAKERATELNSRTDRFQEEAVTKKQVLNRLVDDLAEFKARTINDWQSTLSDLQVKLESTEANFVGHLTGLRAAADDEITTLRKDTQLQRDVVFRTLEENQTSFLRDVNRLRSDVEVHQDAVLQKIGNAETSFADQMATMTQAMQEERDRAMVALADLRQQLTTQASDQVDRQTAAIAEALDALRQSSLTRLQTQTDEIGRQLGELQVSALGERDLALQTIQRSIDEFTQRFANLRTEVDGQRSRILADLGRQADEFLAQFGGLKIEIENRQDMLLGDLRRAADEALERFATTRTEVDARQQNTLDDFQRTAQAMQSQLAQMATEAEVQRSTLLADIDATATAFRQQVRVLQEATGEQQTQIVDGMRAMEAAFTEQLNQVRQVIFSRRDRVLDKIDSFDARLSEDLANLGTTTAEREAAARTQLDGLMAEMAERFARLEADIEAGREVSLGRLGDLQQSYRVRLEAIAAEAQHQKDEIMRRLGEVSPQYLADSFMSEARQQFETITDKIARLETNRPQLFLTADEYIGRGDRYLADGDHALAVAEYDKALDIQPVNTQVWINRAQAQQALEQLEGALDSLDHALELEPRHTGALLQKGLILRELRRHEDALAVFDRLSEITPDDAKVWLNRGMVLSRLKRREDAITAFDKALEIHPEYHEAWVNRGVSYGILQQHEEAFNSFDKAVEYQANDAIAWLNRGLSLIELERYDDALASFDKATRFNPDAPKAWDNRGLALVKLGRDEDAIKSFDRATALDPDYPKAHYNKALCYALQRQFDNAMDALQQAVRLDPDYREEARTEPAFDELWSDNWFRELVEK; via the coding sequence ATGAGGCAGCCCATGCGTTCCCTGGCCGATGTTCCCCGCCCCCTGCTGTTGCTGGCGCTGATGTTGCTCAGCGGTGGGGCGGTGATTCAGCCCGGGGCCTCGCAGCGGGTCGCTGCCCAAACTGCCACCCCTGACCCAGTTCAGGAGCCCGTGCTGCTGGCCCAGGTGGCCACCACCGCTGAAATCGAGCGGCTTAGCACCGAGGCCGATCTGGCTTTTCGCCGCGCCACCACGCTGTTTTTTGTCATGCTGGGCACCCTGCTGCTGCTGCTGGGCCTGGGGGTGGTGATGCTGTGGCTGATGCGGCGATCGGTGATTCAGGAAGTCTCGGTGGTGGTGCGCAACCAGATCAACGACATCACCGACTTAGAGACCAAGATTCAAACCGCCACCCGCGACCTCGACTACATTTTGACCCAGGCCAAGGAGCGGGCCACCGAACTCAACAGCCGCACCGACCGCTTTCAGGAAGAGGCCGTGACCAAAAAGCAGGTGCTCAACCGGCTGGTGGATGACCTGGCCGAATTTAAAGCCCGCACCATCAACGACTGGCAGTCCACCCTGAGCGATCTGCAGGTGAAGCTGGAGAGCACCGAGGCCAACTTCGTCGGCCACCTGACCGGGCTGCGCGCCGCAGCCGATGACGAAATTACCACCCTGCGCAAGGACACCCAGCTCCAGCGCGACGTGGTGTTTCGCACCCTGGAGGAAAACCAGACCAGCTTTTTGCGCGACGTGAACCGACTGCGCAGCGACGTGGAGGTGCACCAGGACGCGGTGCTACAAAAAATTGGCAATGCCGAAACCAGCTTTGCCGACCAGATGGCCACGATGACCCAGGCCATGCAGGAGGAGCGCGATCGCGCCATGGTGGCCCTGGCCGATCTGCGCCAGCAGCTCACCACCCAGGCCAGCGACCAGGTCGATCGCCAGACCGCCGCCATTGCCGAAGCCCTGGACGCCCTGCGCCAGAGCAGCCTCACCCGCCTGCAAACCCAGACCGACGAGATTGGCCGCCAGCTGGGCGAGCTGCAGGTCAGCGCCCTGGGCGAGCGGGATTTGGCCCTGCAAACCATCCAGCGCTCCATCGACGAGTTCACCCAGCGCTTCGCCAACCTGCGCACCGAGGTGGATGGCCAGCGCAGCCGCATTCTGGCCGACCTGGGCCGCCAGGCCGACGAGTTTCTGGCCCAGTTTGGCGGCCTCAAGATCGAGATCGAGAATCGCCAGGATATGCTGCTGGGGGATCTGCGCCGGGCCGCGGACGAAGCTCTGGAGCGCTTTGCCACCACCCGCACCGAGGTCGATGCCCGCCAGCAAAACACCCTCGACGACTTTCAGCGCACCGCCCAGGCGATGCAGAGCCAGCTGGCCCAGATGGCCACCGAGGCCGAGGTTCAGCGATCGACCCTGCTGGCCGACATCGACGCCACCGCCACCGCCTTTCGCCAGCAGGTACGGGTGCTGCAGGAGGCCACGGGCGAGCAGCAGACCCAAATCGTCGACGGCATGCGGGCCATGGAAGCGGCCTTTACCGAGCAGCTGAACCAGGTGCGCCAGGTAATCTTCAGCCGCCGCGATCGCGTGCTCGACAAAATCGATAGCTTTGATGCCCGCCTCAGTGAGGACCTGGCCAACCTGGGCACCACCACCGCCGAGCGCGAGGCCGCCGCCCGCACCCAGCTCGACGGCCTGATGGCCGAAATGGCCGAGCGCTTTGCCCGCCTGGAGGCCGACATCGAAGCGGGGCGCGAGGTGTCTCTGGGCCGCCTGGGCGATCTGCAACAGAGCTACCGGGTGCGGCTGGAGGCGATCGCCGCCGAAGCCCAGCACCAAAAGGACGAGATCATGCGCCGCCTGGGCGAGGTGTCGCCCCAGTACCTGGCCGACTCGTTTATGAGCGAGGCGCGGCAGCAGTTTGAGACCATCACCGACAAGATCGCTCGGCTGGAGACCAACCGGCCCCAGCTATTTCTCACCGCCGACGAGTACATTGGCCGGGGCGATCGCTACCTGGCCGACGGCGACCACGCCCTGGCGGTGGCCGAATACGACAAGGCCCTCGACATTCAGCCGGTCAACACCCAGGTGTGGATCAACCGCGCCCAGGCCCAGCAGGCACTGGAGCAGCTGGAAGGGGCGCTCGACTCCCTCGACCACGCCCTGGAGCTGGAGCCCAGACACACCGGGGCGCTGCTGCAGAAAGGCCTGATTCTGCGCGAGCTGCGCCGCCACGAAGACGCCCTGGCGGTGTTTGATCGACTCAGCGAGATCACCCCCGACGACGCCAAGGTCTGGCTGAATCGGGGCATGGTGCTGAGCCGCCTGAAGCGGCGCGAAGACGCCATCACTGCCTTTGACAAAGCCCTTGAAATCCACCCCGAGTACCACGAGGCCTGGGTGAACCGGGGCGTGTCCTACGGCATTTTGCAGCAGCACGAGGAGGCGTTTAACTCCTTTGACAAAGCCGTGGAGTACCAGGCCAACGATGCGATCGCCTGGCTCAACCGGGGCCTTTCCCTGATCGAGCTGGAGCGCTACGACGACGCCCTGGCCAGCTTCGACAAGGCCACCCGGTTCAACCCCGACGCCCCCAAGGCCTGGGACAATCGGGGGCTGGCCCTGGTCAAGCTGGGCCGCGACGAGGATGCGATCAAGAGCTTCGATCGCGCCACTGCCCTCGACCCCGACTATCCCAAGGCCCACTACAACAAGGCCCTCTGCTACGCCCTCCAGCGCCAGTTTGACAACGCCATGGACGCGCTGCAGCAGGCGGTGCGCCTCGACCCTGACTACCGCGAAGAGGCTCGCACCGAACCCGCCTTCGACGAACTCTGGAGCGACAACTGGTTCCGCGAGCTGGTGGAAAAATAG
- a CDS encoding pentapeptide repeat-containing protein yields the protein MDQLTKDALLTAYRGGQRCFSGSDLSGVELFEVDLRQIDLQGSCLDGCYIPYGNLSGARLTRASLVNAHLGDVNLYGADLAGATLSEADLGRADLRGANLSGANLAGATLSGADLRGASLQQANLERANLSGAKLEGANLTDANLTRCNLFRATGADLTGSRCDRTTVLPSGYNYGR from the coding sequence ATGGATCAACTTACCAAGGATGCTCTGCTAACAGCCTATCGGGGTGGTCAGCGCTGTTTCTCGGGCAGCGATCTGAGCGGAGTTGAACTCTTCGAGGTGGATTTGCGCCAGATTGACTTGCAGGGTAGCTGCCTGGACGGGTGTTACATACCCTATGGCAACCTGAGCGGAGCCAGGCTGACCAGGGCCAGCCTGGTAAACGCTCACCTGGGCGACGTCAACCTCTACGGGGCCGACCTGGCCGGGGCAACCCTGAGCGAAGCCGACCTGGGCCGAGCTGACCTGCGTGGAGCCAACCTGAGCGGGGCCAACCTGGCCGGGGCAACCCTGAGCGGCGCCGATCTGCGCGGGGCGAGCCTGCAGCAGGCTAACCTGGAGCGGGCCAACCTCAGCGGGGCCAAGCTGGAGGGGGCTAATCTCACCGATGCCAACCTCACCCGCTGCAACCTGTTTCGGGCGACGGGGGCCGATCTGACCGGGAGCCGCTGCGATCGCACCACTGTCCTGCCCAGTGGCTACAACTATGGGCGCTAG
- a CDS encoding SagB/ThcOx family dehydrogenase, which yields MPDALVSVAQHYHSRTKYDPETLASQARPLDYSRQPSPFKTYRVGTEVDLKPYLEDGSEAATPAARVGLGAGDEAVDWMRLSRLLINTYGLTAKFPTVTGQAFYLRSAPSAGGLYPAEIYVISRGTRLLPAGLYNYQAHRHSLWRYWEDHVWQGLQEACFWHPTLEATHLAVVVTGVFDRSAWRYQDRAYRRICLDVGHLLGNLELASAIVDYRPHLIASFADRALADLLYLDPAEEGALAVLPLADLLTVEQNLPCAQVAFATPPQTQFSAVPDGELLTYFHQVTAIAPTADVPRWAMRPSDDTPRPGDTLEDKYNLPFGLRLPTDTAPIAWGPHLEDLETTLFKRRSTRRFSGQPISLAALRQLLDFTYQPHHYRDQGFDADPDYGDRRLVHTFVVACGVEDLDDGCYYYAPRSEELRQVRFKNFRRELHYLCLGQELGRDAAAVVFHTADLAGAVAAYGDRVYRYLHLDAGHLGQRLNLAAVRLGLGVSGIGGFYDDQVNEVLGIPPDEAVIYITTLGQPG from the coding sequence ATGCCCGACGCTCTGGTTTCCGTTGCCCAGCACTACCACAGCCGTACCAAGTACGACCCTGAGACCCTGGCTTCCCAGGCTCGCCCCCTGGACTACAGCCGCCAGCCCAGTCCCTTCAAAACCTACCGGGTGGGCACGGAGGTGGACCTCAAGCCCTACCTGGAGGATGGCTCCGAAGCGGCAACCCCAGCTGCCAGGGTCGGGCTGGGAGCCGGAGATGAGGCCGTGGACTGGATGCGGCTGTCCCGGCTGCTGATCAATACCTACGGGCTGACAGCCAAGTTTCCTACCGTCACCGGACAGGCGTTTTACTTGCGATCGGCGCCCTCGGCCGGGGGGCTCTACCCGGCGGAGATCTATGTTATTTCGCGCGGCACGCGGCTGCTGCCCGCAGGGCTTTACAACTACCAGGCCCACCGCCACAGCCTCTGGCGCTACTGGGAAGACCACGTGTGGCAGGGGCTACAGGAGGCCTGCTTCTGGCACCCCACCCTGGAGGCTACCCACCTGGCGGTGGTGGTGACGGGGGTGTTCGATCGGTCGGCCTGGCGCTACCAGGATCGGGCCTATCGGCGGATTTGCCTGGATGTGGGCCACCTGCTGGGCAACCTGGAGCTGGCCAGCGCCATCGTAGACTACCGCCCCCACCTGATTGCCAGCTTTGCCGATCGCGCCCTGGCCGACCTGCTCTATCTCGACCCCGCCGAGGAGGGGGCGCTGGCGGTGCTGCCCCTGGCCGACCTGCTGACGGTGGAGCAAAACCTGCCCTGTGCCCAGGTGGCCTTTGCCACGCCGCCCCAAACCCAGTTTTCGGCGGTGCCCGACGGGGAGTTACTGACCTACTTTCACCAGGTGACCGCGATCGCCCCCACCGCCGATGTGCCCCGCTGGGCGATGCGGCCCAGCGACGACACCCCCCGCCCCGGCGACACCCTGGAGGATAAGTACAATCTGCCCTTTGGCCTGCGCTTGCCCACCGACACCGCCCCGATTGCCTGGGGTCCCCACCTGGAAGATCTGGAAACCACGCTGTTCAAGCGGCGATCGACCCGGCGCTTCAGCGGTCAACCCATCTCCCTGGCGGCGCTCAGGCAGCTTCTGGACTTCACCTACCAGCCCCACCACTACCGCGACCAGGGCTTTGATGCCGACCCGGACTACGGCGATCGCCGCCTGGTCCACACCTTTGTGGTGGCCTGCGGGGTGGAGGACCTGGACGACGGCTGCTACTACTACGCCCCCCGCAGCGAGGAACTGCGCCAGGTGCGCTTCAAGAACTTTCGCCGCGAGCTGCACTACCTGTGCCTGGGCCAGGAGCTGGGCCGCGACGCCGCCGCGGTGGTGTTTCACACCGCCGACCTGGCCGGGGCGGTGGCCGCCTACGGCGATCGCGTCTACCGCTACCTGCACCTCGATGCCGGGCACCTGGGCCAGCGGCTCAACCTGGCCGCCGTTCGGCTGGGGCTGGGGGTAAGCGGCATCGGCGGCTTCTATGACGACCAGGTCAACGAGGTGCTGGGCATTCCCCCCGACGAAGCGGTGATTTACATTACAACCTTAGGTCAACCAGGGTAG